One window from the genome of Silvimonas iriomotensis encodes:
- the dsbD gene encoding protein-disulfide reductase DsbD, with amino-acid sequence MRHLFARSFVTACLALWCLVAAQSALAVDEKDLLPPSEAFKASVETIDANTLNVHFTVAEGYYLYRERISFSTQPAQPLTPAFPQGKQKNDPNFGKVEIYPHSIDVRVTSSQPWPAAPHLTVRMQGCAEAGVCYPPQTVQLTPPADGASHMDKPGQDGVKQLFGATTAGTAVAANDVGSDGGTSGFFRSSLAATVGLFFLAGIGLSLTACMYPLLPIVSGIVIGQNKSRWQAFGLTFVYVQGIALTYTMVGIAAASTGTLLTVQLQSSLTIVIITLFFVAMAASMFGLFELQMPGGFQSRVNDLANRLPGGKLAPVFVMGILSALLVGACMAPPLFGALAYMARTGDLALGGGALYALGLGTGVPLLLIGAFGATVLPRLSGKAMTNVKRVFGVILLGTAVWVSHPLWYKPDTAGFQKVATEAELDAAVAAAHGKPVLLDFYADWCVSCLEFNRNVLPDPAVKAQLANYVLLQADVTRNTADDAALLKRFGLYGPPAMLFYNRDGQLQKRRVVGDPTAAEFAGILQQLVQGNTLQ; translated from the coding sequence GTGCGGCACCTGTTTGCCCGATCTTTCGTGACGGCCTGCCTGGCCTTGTGGTGTCTTGTCGCGGCGCAAAGCGCGCTGGCGGTCGATGAAAAAGATCTGTTGCCCCCGTCTGAAGCCTTCAAGGCCTCGGTAGAAACCATTGATGCCAATACGCTTAACGTCCATTTCACGGTGGCCGAGGGTTATTACCTGTATCGCGAGCGGATCAGCTTCAGCACCCAGCCAGCGCAACCGCTGACGCCGGCGTTTCCGCAGGGCAAGCAAAAAAACGACCCCAATTTCGGCAAGGTCGAAATTTATCCGCACAGCATTGATGTGCGCGTGACCAGCAGCCAGCCCTGGCCCGCCGCGCCGCACCTGACCGTGCGCATGCAAGGCTGTGCGGAGGCCGGCGTGTGCTATCCGCCGCAAACTGTACAACTGACGCCGCCGGCAGACGGCGCCTCGCACATGGATAAACCCGGGCAGGATGGCGTCAAGCAACTGTTTGGCGCGACCACCGCCGGCACTGCCGTCGCCGCCAACGACGTGGGCAGCGATGGAGGAACCAGCGGTTTTTTTCGCAGTAGCCTGGCCGCCACGGTCGGGCTGTTCTTCCTGGCAGGCATTGGCCTTTCGCTGACCGCCTGCATGTATCCGCTGCTGCCGATTGTCTCCGGCATTGTCATTGGCCAGAACAAAAGCCGCTGGCAGGCATTCGGGCTGACGTTCGTTTACGTTCAGGGCATTGCGCTGACCTACACCATGGTCGGGATCGCCGCCGCCAGCACCGGCACCTTGCTGACGGTGCAACTGCAATCGTCGCTGACCATTGTCATCATCACGCTGTTTTTTGTGGCCATGGCGGCCTCGATGTTCGGTCTGTTTGAGTTGCAGATGCCGGGTGGCTTTCAAAGCAGGGTGAATGATCTGGCCAACCGTTTGCCCGGCGGCAAGCTGGCACCCGTGTTTGTCATGGGCATTTTGTCGGCCTTGCTGGTCGGCGCCTGCATGGCGCCCCCCTTGTTTGGCGCGCTGGCTTATATGGCCAGAACCGGCGATCTGGCCCTGGGCGGCGGTGCGCTCTACGCGCTGGGTCTGGGTACGGGCGTGCCGCTGTTGCTGATTGGTGCGTTCGGCGCCACGGTGCTGCCGCGCCTGTCGGGCAAGGCCATGACCAACGTCAAGCGCGTGTTCGGGGTGATTTTGCTTGGTACGGCAGTGTGGGTCAGCCACCCGCTGTGGTACAAACCCGATACCGCCGGTTTCCAGAAAGTGGCAACTGAAGCCGAACTGGATGCCGCCGTGGCCGCAGCACATGGCAAACCGGTGTTGCTGGATTTCTACGCCGACTGGTGCGTGTCCTGCCTTGAATTCAATCGCAACGTTTTGCCTGATCCGGCGGTCAAAGCACAACTGGCCAACTATGTGCTGTTGCAGGCAGACGTGACCCGCAATACGGCGGATGATGCCGCCCTGCTCAAGCGTTTTGGTTTGTATGGCCCACCCGCCATGCTGTTCTATAACCGTGATGGCCAGTTGCAAAAAAGGCGT
- the cutA gene encoding divalent-cation tolerance protein CutA, which translates to MVNPETNRYENEAVIVLCNCPDAAVAMTLAHGLIEARLAACVNLLPQIQSVYRWEGRIETAAEVPLLIKTTGERYAALQTWLAGHHPYDVPEIIALPAQSVFQPYLDWLVSETLEK; encoded by the coding sequence TTGGTTAATCCGGAAACAAACCGTTATGAAAATGAAGCGGTCATCGTGCTGTGCAATTGCCCGGACGCGGCCGTCGCCATGACTTTGGCACACGGGTTGATTGAGGCACGACTGGCAGCATGTGTGAACCTGTTGCCGCAAATCCAGTCAGTCTACCGCTGGGAAGGAAGAATCGAAACAGCGGCAGAAGTTCCGCTTTTGATAAAAACAACCGGCGAACGTTATGCGGCCCTGCAAACCTGGCTTGCCGGGCACCATCCGTACGACGTACCGGAAATCATCGCCTTGCCGGCGCAATCCGTTTTCCAGCCTTATCTGGACTGGCTGGTCAGCGAAACCCTGGAGAAGTAA
- a CDS encoding FxsA family protein: MPFILLAALAWPVLEIIAMIMFAKAFGAGLLIAWLLIAAVVGGLMLRHHKLAVAMSLFNDVRQGRVTTASLFWVARYYISAVLLVLPGLIGDVVALVMLLPWGNKTPMGAGPVDDGVIEGDFRRIDPRPDPNRRIDHQ, encoded by the coding sequence ATGCCTTTTATCCTGCTCGCGGCACTGGCCTGGCCAGTGCTCGAAATCATTGCAATGATCATGTTTGCCAAAGCCTTTGGCGCTGGCTTGCTCATTGCCTGGTTGTTGATCGCCGCCGTGGTTGGCGGTCTGATGCTGCGCCATCACAAACTGGCCGTAGCGATGTCCTTGTTCAACGACGTACGCCAGGGCCGGGTCACCACCGCGTCCCTGTTCTGGGTGGCCAGATATTATATTTCTGCCGTTTTGCTGGTGCTACCTGGCTTGATCGGCGACGTGGTTGCTCTTGTCATGCTGCTGCCCTGGGGCAATAAAACGCCCATGGGGGCCGGCCCGGTTGACGACGGGGTGATCGAAGGCGATTTTCGCCGGATTGATCCACGCCCGGACCCCAATCGCCGGATTGATCACCAGTAA
- a CDS encoding YggT family protein — MFANALDFLIRNIAEFFILVLLTRFYLQASRVSFKHPVGQFVLALTNWIVLPVRRVVPPVRNLDTASLLLAWACAFLMHLILLAITPWPFIFGSPLSIIALMLAAVLELFKMSLYLLFAATIGQALMSWISPYNPMMPVLEGITGPFLRPLRRMIPTVGGIDITPWILILIIQLLLSVVVASLEPYILQNVRIAT; from the coding sequence ATGTTTGCGAACGCGCTCGACTTCCTCATCCGCAATATCGCCGAATTTTTTATCCTGGTGTTGCTGACCCGCTTTTACCTGCAGGCCAGCCGCGTCTCGTTCAAGCACCCGGTCGGCCAGTTTGTACTGGCCCTGACCAACTGGATTGTGCTGCCGGTGCGCCGCGTGGTGCCGCCGGTGCGCAATCTGGATACCGCCAGCCTGCTGCTGGCGTGGGCTTGTGCGTTTCTGATGCACCTCATTTTGCTGGCAATCACGCCATGGCCGTTTATTTTTGGCTCGCCGCTGTCCATCATCGCGCTCATGCTGGCCGCGGTGCTGGAGCTCTTCAAGATGTCGCTGTACCTCTTGTTTGCAGCCACGATCGGCCAGGCGCTGATGTCCTGGATTTCGCCCTACAACCCGATGATGCCAGTGCTCGAAGGCATTACCGGCCCGTTCCTGCGGCCGCTGCGCCGCATGATCCCCACAGTGGGGGGGATCGACATCACCCCGTGGATACTCATCCTGATCATCCAGTTGTTGCTGAGCGTGGTGGTGGCGTCGCTGGAACCGTATATCCTGCAAAACGTGCGCATCGCCACGTAA
- the proC gene encoding pyrroline-5-carboxylate reductase has product MKITFIGGGNMAGAMIGGLISQGFAASDLYVVEPDATRRAQLNSEYGLASGTPDDALPASDVVIFAVKPQQLRQVAQAVAPQLNGAMALSIAAGVRVETLSRWLGGYGRVVRVMPNTPALVQAGISGVYAAEGVSAEDRAAVDRILASIGKVVWLKEESEMDGITAISGSGPAYVFYFIESLQAAARAQGFAPDIARALAYETVAGAMKLASQSDDDAATLRIKVTSKGGTTERAINAMDNSQVRATIIAATQAAAARSRELGDELGRDTEV; this is encoded by the coding sequence ATGAAGATTACCTTTATCGGCGGCGGCAACATGGCAGGCGCCATGATTGGCGGCCTGATCAGCCAGGGCTTTGCGGCCAGCGACCTGTACGTGGTCGAACCGGATGCGACCCGTCGCGCCCAGCTGAACAGCGAATACGGCCTTGCCAGTGGCACGCCGGATGACGCCCTGCCCGCCAGCGATGTGGTGATCTTTGCGGTCAAGCCGCAGCAACTGCGCCAGGTGGCACAGGCCGTCGCGCCGCAACTGAACGGCGCAATGGCCTTGTCGATCGCCGCAGGCGTGCGTGTGGAGACGCTCTCGCGCTGGCTGGGTGGTTATGGCCGCGTGGTCCGCGTCATGCCCAATACCCCGGCGCTGGTGCAAGCCGGCATTTCCGGCGTGTATGCGGCAGAAGGTGTATCGGCGGAAGACCGCGCGGCGGTAGACCGCATCCTGGCTTCGATCGGCAAGGTGGTCTGGCTGAAAGAAGAAAGCGAGATGGATGGCATCACCGCCATTTCCGGCAGCGGCCCGGCCTATGTGTTCTACTTTATCGAGTCGTTGCAGGCTGCTGCCCGGGCGCAAGGTTTTGCACCGGACATCGCCCGTGCCCTGGCTTATGAAACGGTGGCCGGCGCCATGAAACTGGCGTCGCAAAGCGATGATGACGCCGCCACGCTGCGCATCAAGGTGACCTCCAAAGGCGGCACCACTGAACGCGCCATCAACGCCATGGACAACAGCCAGGTCCGTGCCACCATCATTGCCGCCACCCAGGCCGCCGCCGCCCGCTCCCGTGAGCTGGGTGACGAGCTGGGCCGGGATACTGAAGTCTGA
- a CDS encoding YggS family pyridoxal phosphate-dependent enzyme, with translation MTDHAPQALAAIHQRIDAAARQCARAPGSVTLLAVSKTFPAEDIRLFHAAGQRAFGENYVQEFAGKVDALADLADLEWHFIGPLQRNKTRVVAEHAHWVHAIDRLLIAERLSLQRPNEMPALNVCIQINVSGEDSKSGITAAQAPALAQAIAALPGIKLRGLMCIPEPTQDQAELGRQFTQMQDLLNTLNAQGLALDTLSMGMSADLEQAVAHGATLVRIGTALFGARPAKSTA, from the coding sequence ATGACCGATCACGCCCCCCAGGCCCTTGCGGCCATCCATCAGCGGATTGATGCTGCCGCCCGGCAATGCGCCCGGGCGCCCGGCAGCGTGACGCTGCTCGCTGTCAGCAAAACGTTTCCGGCCGAAGATATCCGTTTGTTTCATGCGGCCGGCCAGCGTGCGTTTGGCGAGAACTATGTCCAGGAATTTGCCGGCAAGGTTGACGCACTGGCAGACCTTGCCGATCTTGAATGGCATTTCATCGGCCCCTTGCAGCGCAACAAGACCCGCGTGGTGGCCGAACATGCACATTGGGTTCATGCGATCGACCGCCTGTTGATTGCAGAAAGGCTCTCACTGCAACGACCGAACGAAATGCCGGCGCTCAACGTCTGTATCCAGATCAATGTCTCTGGTGAGGACAGCAAATCGGGCATCACGGCGGCTCAGGCACCGGCGCTGGCCCAGGCCATTGCGGCGCTGCCCGGCATCAAGCTGCGCGGGTTGATGTGTATTCCGGAACCCACGCAAGACCAGGCCGAACTGGGCCGGCAATTTACGCAAATGCAGGATTTGCTCAACACCTTGAACGCGCAGGGCCTGGCGCTCGATACCTTGTCAATGGGTATGTCGGCCGATCTGGAACAGGCCGTTGCCCATGGCGCCACGCTGGTACGCATCGGAACCGCATTATTTGGCGCCCGCCCGGCCAAAAGCACGGCATAA
- a CDS encoding type IV pilus twitching motility protein PilT, with product MEISELLAFAVKNKASDLHLSSGLPPMIRVHGDVRRINLPPLEHKDVHDMVYDIMNDGQRKVYEDTLECDFSFEIPNLARFRVNAFVQNRGAGAVFRTIPSKVLTLEELNAPRVFREIAENPRGLVLVTGPTGSGKSTTLAAMVNYINENEYGHILTVEDPIEFVHSSKKCLINQREVGPHTLSFSNALRSALREDPDVVLVGELRDLETIRLALTAAETGHLVFGTLHTSSAAKTIDRVVDVFPAAEKEMVRAMLSESLRAVISQTLLKTKDGAGRVAAHEIMIGIPAIRNLIRENKVAQMYSSIQTGSQFGMQTLDQNLQNLVQRNIVSVAEARGKAAIPDNFKG from the coding sequence ATGGAAATCTCTGAACTGCTCGCGTTTGCCGTCAAAAACAAGGCGTCCGACTTGCACCTCTCCAGCGGCCTGCCGCCCATGATCCGTGTGCACGGTGACGTGCGCCGTATCAACCTGCCGCCACTGGAACACAAAGACGTGCACGACATGGTGTATGACATCATGAACGACGGGCAGCGCAAGGTGTACGAAGACACGCTTGAGTGCGATTTCTCGTTTGAAATCCCCAATCTGGCGCGTTTCCGGGTCAACGCCTTTGTGCAGAACCGGGGTGCAGGTGCGGTGTTCCGGACCATTCCGTCCAAGGTGTTGACGCTGGAAGAACTGAACGCGCCGCGCGTGTTCCGTGAAATCGCTGAAAACCCGCGTGGTCTCGTACTGGTCACCGGCCCGACCGGCTCGGGCAAGTCGACCACGCTGGCGGCGATGGTGAACTACATCAACGAAAACGAGTACGGCCACATCCTGACCGTGGAAGACCCGATCGAATTCGTGCACTCGTCCAAGAAGTGTCTGATCAACCAGCGGGAAGTCGGCCCGCACACGCTGTCGTTCTCCAACGCGCTGCGCTCGGCCCTGCGGGAAGATCCGGACGTGGTGCTGGTGGGCGAATTGCGTGACCTGGAAACCATTCGCCTGGCGCTGACTGCCGCGGAAACCGGCCACCTTGTGTTCGGTACGCTGCACACCAGTTCTGCTGCCAAAACAATTGACCGGGTGGTCGACGTGTTCCCGGCCGCTGAAAAAGAAATGGTGCGGGCGATGTTGTCTGAATCGCTGCGCGCGGTGATTTCGCAAACCCTGCTCAAAACCAAGGATGGCGCAGGCCGGGTGGCGGCGCACGAAATCATGATCGGTATTCCGGCCATTCGTAACCTGATCCGGGAAAACAAGGTGGCGCAGATGTATTCGTCAATCCAGACCGGTTCGCAATTCGGCATGCAGACACTGGACCAGAACCTGCAGAACCTGGTTCAGCGCAATATTGTTTCGGTGGCCGAAGCACGCGGCAAGGCGGCCATCCCGGATAACTTCAAGGGTTAA
- a CDS encoding PilT/PilU family type 4a pilus ATPase, producing MEKEQAAKFMQDLLRHMRAKGASDLFITADFPPAMKVDGRVTPVSAQALTSQHTKELARAIMNDRQAEEFEATHECNFAISPGTLGRYRVNAFMQQGRVGMVLRTINSQIPKLEDLGLPPVLHDIAMTKRGLVIFVGGTGSGKSTSLAAMIGERNEKAYDHIITIEDPIEYVHEHRNSIVTQREVGVDTDSWGAALKNTLRQAPDVILIGEIRDRDTMDYAIAFAETGHLCMATLHANSSNQALDRIINFFPEERRSQLLMDLSLNLKAFVSQRLVPHRSGQGRVAAVEVMLNSPLISELIFKGEVHEIKEIMKKSRELGMQTFDQSLFDLYEAGLISYEDALRNADSVNDLRLHIKLQGAEAKHKDVLSGIDHLDIV from the coding sequence ATGGAAAAAGAACAGGCAGCCAAGTTCATGCAAGACCTTTTGCGCCATATGCGCGCCAAAGGGGCATCGGACTTGTTCATTACCGCAGATTTTCCACCTGCAATGAAGGTGGATGGCCGCGTTACGCCAGTCTCTGCCCAGGCACTGACTTCGCAACACACCAAAGAACTGGCCCGCGCGATCATGAATGATCGGCAGGCTGAAGAATTTGAAGCAACGCACGAATGTAATTTCGCCATCAGCCCGGGTACGCTGGGGCGTTATCGCGTTAATGCATTCATGCAGCAAGGGCGCGTCGGGATGGTATTGCGGACGATCAATTCGCAAATCCCCAAGCTGGAAGATCTGGGTTTGCCACCGGTATTGCACGATATTGCAATGACCAAACGCGGCCTTGTGATTTTTGTCGGCGGTACGGGTTCGGGTAAATCCACCTCGCTGGCGGCCATGATTGGCGAACGCAATGAAAAAGCGTACGACCACATCATTACCATTGAAGACCCGATTGAATACGTGCACGAGCACAGAAACAGTATCGTGACGCAACGTGAAGTCGGCGTGGATACGGACTCCTGGGGCGCGGCGCTGAAGAACACGCTGCGGCAGGCGCCAGACGTGATCCTGATTGGTGAGATCCGCGATCGCGACACCATGGATTACGCCATTGCCTTTGCTGAAACCGGTCACCTTTGCATGGCAACGCTGCACGCCAACTCATCCAATCAGGCGCTGGACCGGATTATCAACTTCTTCCCGGAAGAACGCCGTTCGCAATTGCTGATGGATTTGTCGTTGAACCTGAAAGCCTTTGTTTCGCAACGGCTTGTTCCGCATCGCTCCGGTCAGGGCCGGGTTGCTGCGGTTGAAGTCATGCTTAATTCACCGCTGATTTCGGAACTGATTTTCAAGGGCGAAGTCCATGAGATCAAAGAAATCATGAAAAAGTCGCGTGAATTGGGGATGCAGACTTTTGACCAGTCTTTGTTTGATTTGTATGAAGCGGGTCTGATCAGTTATGAAGACGCGCTGCGCAATGCCGATTCAGTGAACGATTTGCGGTTGCATATCAAGTTGCAAGGCGCAGAAGCCAAACATAAAGATGTGCTTTCCGGAATCGATCACCTGGATATCGTATAA
- a CDS encoding type IV pilus assembly protein FimV, with the protein MTFSAAPAFSAALGPIQVRSALGERLDAVIQVNTATNEELTSSCFKLGTPQQDDEGVVLRGVQMVWEPQGGGAGRLHLRTTEPVTEPVVRLPLQVKCSNDDTRDFQRDYTLLLDPRDYRGAVASPDLPSTTTTSALPGNTTRPAKRKLPALGSTWTVRGGDSVESIASSYYPRNDAARKQFIADLYTQNPDLPQGYRVPLPVDTQLSLPKAAVVAAPAGDAAPRPPKAQRKPALSEGRSVLRLDDSPPETPSPSTASSPALAAIANQAASEDQQLALLKTQIAQLQQELAQLKLQAQQQLAAPGAAVAASGAPATPAPAAAVPHPHAPVQVAPAPAPEKSGSLMDWLLFPLIVLVVALALAWSYWRWKMRQRAVQAAEDEYALQFVNGVDPDDEEDDIVAPIAGVAARGNPAPAPAGRPEPHRELATNINQIANEWQNSTMDVVQPGNVSEEAQLLLDHGLLQQAINLLTQEIEQHPTLSALWLKLLSIYSQHHMKADFLTCATQFREHFSDESLWRQVQVMGADVDPDNPLYHLSEEDAASLPDYRKESALKHNIGGTLPDEHPSTPSPQADAEFASLMREQAGLERADSEWTLSEEHEALPRNPLAGHVPFDTRLPEPLPAHADDEVAHDAPFGNELEFDLDALPPLEAPVLRPSAPAHVAEPVAAPAPVSAPVAAEPPAPADFHTDDPHMQKIASMLEHGQDDEALRALEEMLYSGSGTQRQLALKWLGKLQPRAFDK; encoded by the coding sequence ATGACCTTCAGCGCAGCGCCTGCGTTCTCTGCCGCGTTGGGGCCGATCCAGGTGCGTTCTGCCCTGGGCGAGCGTCTTGATGCGGTGATCCAGGTCAATACCGCGACCAATGAAGAGCTGACCAGCAGTTGCTTCAAGCTGGGCACGCCGCAGCAGGACGACGAAGGCGTGGTCCTGCGCGGTGTACAAATGGTCTGGGAGCCGCAAGGCGGCGGTGCCGGGCGCTTGCATCTGCGCACGACCGAGCCTGTGACCGAGCCCGTGGTGCGGTTGCCCTTGCAGGTGAAATGCAGCAACGACGATACCCGCGATTTCCAGCGCGATTACACGCTGCTGCTTGATCCGCGCGATTATCGCGGCGCTGTCGCCAGCCCTGATTTGCCCTCCACCACCACGACCAGTGCCTTGCCAGGCAACACCACGCGCCCGGCCAAACGCAAGCTGCCGGCGTTGGGCAGTACCTGGACGGTCCGCGGTGGTGACAGCGTAGAGTCGATCGCCAGCAGCTATTACCCGCGCAACGACGCTGCCCGCAAGCAGTTCATTGCCGATCTGTACACCCAGAATCCGGATTTGCCGCAGGGTTATCGCGTGCCCTTGCCGGTTGATACCCAGTTGTCTTTGCCCAAGGCCGCTGTGGTGGCCGCACCGGCTGGCGACGCTGCGCCGCGTCCGCCCAAGGCCCAGCGCAAGCCGGCGCTGAGCGAAGGGCGTTCCGTCCTGCGGCTGGATGATTCGCCGCCGGAAACGCCGTCTCCTTCCACCGCGTCGTCGCCTGCGCTGGCGGCCATTGCCAATCAGGCCGCGTCTGAAGATCAACAATTGGCCTTGCTCAAGACCCAGATTGCCCAATTGCAGCAAGAACTGGCGCAACTGAAACTGCAAGCCCAACAACAACTGGCCGCACCGGGCGCCGCAGTGGCCGCCTCCGGTGCGCCTGCAACGCCGGCGCCGGCCGCGGCCGTGCCGCACCCGCATGCGCCGGTTCAGGTCGCCCCGGCGCCTGCGCCGGAAAAGAGCGGCAGCTTGATGGACTGGCTGTTGTTCCCGCTGATCGTGCTGGTGGTCGCACTGGCCCTGGCGTGGTCGTACTGGCGCTGGAAAATGCGTCAGCGTGCGGTGCAGGCAGCTGAAGATGAATACGCGCTGCAGTTCGTCAACGGCGTGGATCCGGATGACGAAGAGGATGACATCGTGGCGCCGATCGCCGGTGTGGCGGCGCGTGGCAATCCCGCTCCGGCCCCCGCCGGGCGTCCGGAGCCGCATCGCGAACTGGCGACCAACATCAATCAGATCGCCAACGAGTGGCAGAACTCCACCATGGACGTGGTGCAGCCGGGCAATGTCTCTGAAGAAGCCCAGTTGTTGCTGGATCACGGCTTGCTGCAACAGGCCATCAACCTGCTGACGCAGGAGATCGAACAACACCCGACGCTGAGTGCCTTGTGGCTCAAGCTGCTGTCCATTTACAGCCAGCACCACATGAAGGCGGACTTCCTGACTTGCGCGACCCAGTTCCGCGAGCATTTCAGCGACGAATCATTGTGGCGCCAGGTGCAGGTCATGGGCGCCGATGTGGACCCGGATAATCCGCTCTATCACCTGAGCGAAGAAGACGCGGCCAGCTTGCCTGATTACCGCAAAGAATCTGCACTCAAACACAATATTGGCGGCACGCTGCCGGACGAGCATCCGTCCACGCCGTCGCCGCAGGCCGATGCCGAGTTTGCCTCGCTGATGCGCGAGCAGGCCGGGCTGGAGCGCGCGGATTCCGAGTGGACGCTGTCTGAAGAGCACGAGGCGTTGCCGCGTAATCCGCTGGCCGGACACGTGCCGTTTGATACCCGTTTGCCAGAGCCGCTGCCGGCCCACGCGGACGATGAAGTCGCGCATGACGCGCCGTTCGGTAACGAGCTTGAGTTTGATCTGGATGCATTGCCGCCGCTGGAGGCGCCGGTACTGCGGCCATCGGCTCCAGCGCATGTGGCTGAGCCAGTCGCCGCGCCGGCACCGGTTTCGGCTCCTGTGGCCGCAGAGCCGCCAGCACCGGCAGACTTTCACACCGATGACCCGCATATGCAGAAGATCGCCTCCATGCTGGAACACGGGCAGGACGACGAGGCGCTGCGTGCGCTGGAAGAAATGTTGTACTCGGGTTCGGGCACGCAGCGTCAGCTGGCGCTGAAGTGGCTGGGCAAACTGCAGCCGCGCGCGTTCGACAAGTAA
- a CDS encoding LysR family transcriptional regulator, protein MHDLNDMYFFAEVVEAGGFSSASRTLGIPKSRLSRRVAELEARLGVRLLQRTTRKLALTEVGELYYRHCLAIRDEARAASEAVEHVQSTPRGTIRVSCPVTLAQTVVGKIIPFFMQQYPQVKINMLVTNRPIDLLEEGIDVALRVRPTLQDSASLVVKQLGVAHSVLVASPAQLARQGEPTHPDELGWLDTLAMTAVDGRATWSLVGPRGEERMVTHYPRYVADDMPTLMFAAEAGIGAVILPEYLVREELASGKLVQVLPDWRSALGYAHAVFPSRRGLVPAVRHFLDFLGESLLTPQCTEQLAGAIVPGPGPAPAPAMVNTD, encoded by the coding sequence ATGCATGATCTGAATGACATGTATTTTTTTGCCGAAGTGGTCGAGGCCGGGGGCTTTTCCAGCGCCAGCCGTACGCTGGGTATTCCCAAATCGCGCTTGTCCCGCCGCGTGGCGGAACTGGAAGCGCGGCTGGGCGTGCGCCTGTTACAGCGCACCACCCGCAAACTGGCGCTGACTGAAGTCGGTGAACTGTATTACCGCCACTGCCTGGCGATCCGCGACGAAGCCCGTGCGGCCAGCGAGGCCGTCGAGCACGTGCAGTCCACCCCGCGCGGCACCATCCGCGTCAGTTGCCCGGTGACGCTGGCGCAAACGGTAGTCGGCAAGATCATCCCGTTCTTCATGCAGCAATACCCGCAAGTGAAGATCAACATGCTGGTCACCAACCGGCCGATTGATTTGCTGGAAGAAGGCATTGATGTCGCCTTGCGCGTGCGCCCCACCCTGCAGGATTCAGCCTCGCTGGTGGTCAAACAACTGGGGGTGGCGCATTCGGTGCTGGTTGCCAGCCCGGCGCAACTGGCCCGGCAAGGCGAGCCTACCCATCCGGATGAACTGGGCTGGCTGGATACCCTGGCCATGACGGCGGTAGACGGCCGCGCCACCTGGTCACTGGTGGGGCCACGAGGCGAAGAGCGCATGGTCACGCACTATCCGCGCTACGTGGCAGACGATATGCCGACACTGATGTTTGCCGCCGAGGCCGGCATTGGTGCGGTGATTCTGCCGGAGTACCTGGTGCGCGAGGAGCTGGCCAGCGGCAAGCTGGTGCAGGTCTTGCCTGACTGGCGTTCCGCGCTGGGCTATGCGCACGCGGTGTTCCCGTCCCGCCGTGGGCTGGTGCCCGCAGTGCGGCATTTCCTGGATTTTCTGGGGGAATCGTTACTGACGCCGCAGTGTACGGAGCAACTGGCCGGGGCGATTGTGCCCGGGCCGGGGCCCGCGCCTGCCCCGGCGATGGTCAACACAGACTGA
- a CDS encoding FMN-dependent NADH-azoreductase — MKLLHIDSSVLGDNSVSRKLTANITKAYQAANPTAQVEYLDLAVSEPSHLSGEALGHRFVPAESHTEVQKREAAYGEALLSQFLAADVIVVGAPMYNFSIPSQLKAWIDRIAVAGRTFKYTENGPVGLATGKTVVVASSRGGVYSSNEALRALDHQEAYLRTVFGFVGITDVRFVRAEGVSQGDAKKAEAFANAEKEIAALTA; from the coding sequence ATGAAACTGCTGCATATCGATTCGAGCGTTCTGGGTGACAACTCTGTATCGCGCAAGCTGACCGCCAATATCACCAAGGCTTATCAAGCCGCCAACCCGACCGCCCAGGTGGAATATCTGGATCTGGCCGTGTCTGAGCCGAGCCATCTGTCCGGCGAAGCACTGGGTCATCGTTTTGTACCGGCCGAATCGCACACCGAAGTGCAAAAGCGTGAAGCCGCATACGGCGAAGCCCTGCTGAGCCAGTTCCTGGCTGCCGACGTGATCGTGGTGGGTGCCCCGATGTACAACTTCTCGATCCCCAGCCAGCTCAAGGCCTGGATCGACCGTATCGCCGTTGCCGGCCGTACTTTCAAGTACACTGAAAATGGCCCGGTTGGCCTGGCGACCGGCAAGACGGTGGTTGTGGCTTCCTCGCGCGGTGGTGTGTATTCCAGCAACGAAGCGCTGCGTGCCCTGGACCATCAGGAAGCGTATCTGCGTACCGTGTTCGGTTTTGTCGGTATCACTGACGTGCGCTTTGTGCGTGCTGAAGGCGTGTCGCAAGGCGACGCGAAGAAGGCTGAAGCCTTTGCCAATGCGGAAAAGGAAATCGCCGCACTGACCGCCTGA